In the genome of Methanopyrus kandleri AV19, one region contains:
- a CDS encoding 4Fe-4S dicluster domain-containing protein, which yields MKVAVLSLMACGTCARNLEEVCHEEGHEVVWSNLEGDEGEPDADILFVEGAVDFADAETLEKLEEAASAVSTVVSLGSCAATGGFERHVIGMRDPDRYHFTVFPAAKFVETDYAINGCPPTTDVIASFLRALEEENEDELRPYEVLSGDFHGLTPELSAPVTGPTVPVEDVLLTSNKDLCLGCDLDVIEKDLFCVGCGTCAASCPAWAIEMDEKPVIRQERCVRCGTCFVSCPRSFRI from the coding sequence ATGAAGGTGGCTGTGCTGTCCCTTATGGCTTGTGGTACATGCGCCAGGAACCTGGAGGAGGTTTGCCACGAAGAGGGTCATGAGGTGGTCTGGTCGAACCTAGAAGGCGACGAGGGAGAACCGGACGCCGACATTCTGTTCGTAGAAGGCGCGGTGGACTTCGCCGACGCCGAGACCCTGGAAAAGTTAGAGGAGGCCGCTTCGGCCGTCAGTACCGTGGTATCACTGGGTTCCTGTGCCGCTACCGGGGGTTTCGAGCGACACGTCATAGGCATGCGCGACCCCGACCGGTACCACTTCACGGTCTTCCCAGCTGCCAAGTTCGTCGAAACGGACTATGCGATCAACGGCTGTCCACCTACTACGGACGTGATCGCGTCCTTCCTCAGAGCTCTAGAGGAGGAGAACGAGGACGAACTCCGACCGTACGAAGTCTTGTCCGGGGATTTCCACGGGCTCACGCCGGAACTGTCCGCTCCGGTGACCGGTCCGACGGTACCGGTCGAGGACGTACTCCTGACGTCGAACAAGGACCTGTGCCTGGGCTGCGACCTGGACGTGATTGAGAAGGACCTCTTCTGCGTCGGCTGCGGAACGTGTGCCGCCTCCTGCCCGGCGTGGGCTATCGAGATGGACGAGAAGCCCGTAATCCGGCAAGAGAGGTGCGTTCGATGCGGAACTTGCTTCGTAAGCTGCCCGAGATCGTTCAGGATATGA
- a CDS encoding Coenzyme F420 hydrogenase/dehydrogenase, beta subunit C-terminal domain — protein sequence MRKLIRRIAGGKEEENTREGSPENDLPDPEVVGEYREVYLTRATDERIREHGQDGGTTTALLAHALEEDTVEAVIASSTVETWKPEPVIVTDPDELIETAGSKYAISPNVSALNEAIASYDSVALVGTPCQITAVKKSKMYPYGLANVTERVKLTVGIFCTENFQYESLLKLLEDMGVDVENVERMDISHGEFIVRTKNGDVHSVSVSKLGDYANEACNYCTDFTAEDADISVGSVGAPDGWNVVLVRTKEGEKVFRSAVDADVLEVKDIGEGDPNLLERLARDKKERIHTSMCATWRPYHPTVPL from the coding sequence TTGCGCAAGCTGATCCGAAGAATAGCAGGGGGCAAAGAGGAAGAGAATACCCGTGAGGGATCTCCCGAGAACGATCTCCCGGACCCCGAGGTCGTGGGTGAGTACCGCGAGGTTTACCTGACCCGCGCAACCGACGAACGTATCCGCGAGCACGGACAGGACGGAGGTACTACTACGGCGCTACTCGCCCACGCACTGGAGGAGGACACGGTGGAAGCCGTGATTGCCTCGTCGACAGTCGAGACATGGAAGCCCGAACCCGTAATAGTCACCGATCCCGACGAACTGATCGAGACCGCGGGATCGAAGTACGCGATTTCTCCGAACGTGAGTGCCCTCAACGAGGCCATAGCCTCCTACGACTCAGTCGCCCTCGTGGGCACGCCGTGTCAGATCACCGCCGTAAAGAAGTCTAAAATGTACCCTTACGGCCTGGCTAACGTGACGGAGCGTGTGAAGCTAACCGTCGGCATCTTCTGCACCGAGAACTTCCAGTACGAGAGCCTACTGAAGCTGCTCGAAGACATGGGTGTCGACGTCGAGAACGTCGAGCGTATGGACATCAGCCACGGTGAATTCATCGTACGCACTAAGAACGGTGATGTGCACTCGGTATCGGTTTCCAAGCTAGGCGATTACGCCAACGAGGCGTGTAACTACTGCACGGACTTCACGGCCGAGGACGCCGACATCAGCGTGGGATCCGTCGGCGCGCCGGATGGCTGGAACGTGGTTCTGGTCCGGACGAAAGAAGGCGAGAAGGTGTTCCGGTCCGCCGTAGACGCTGACGTCCTGGAAGTCAAAGATATCGGGGAAGGGGACCCGAACCTGCTCGAGCGCCTGGCCAGGGACAAGAAGGAACGCATTCACACCTCCATGTGTGCCACTTGGAGACCTTATCACCCTACCGTTCCTCTCTAA
- a CDS encoding N-glycosylase/DNA lyase codes for MTVPTFLRKVTLREICVIEEYVDVQYRAIEALMDTLPSTDLVRLTVANALVSYQLSSSGEDWWREFSSYFRERRPRDIVREYARFLPRSRGNRRLIRQKLRRLHRAKAFLEELSWQDAKSYYRDMNRLRLDLARVLNADPESKTIVFTVKMFGYALRAITGRFRPYPFEIPIPVDARIERITRRITNDDPQLYWDSIARRTGIPPLHLDSILWVGTSRDPEVKRLLAKVLPKLIGELEMLGN; via the coding sequence TTGACCGTCCCGACGTTCCTTCGCAAGGTGACCCTGCGTGAGATCTGTGTCATTGAGGAGTACGTGGACGTCCAATACAGGGCTATCGAAGCGTTGATGGACACACTACCTTCGACCGACCTCGTCCGGCTGACCGTAGCCAATGCTCTCGTCAGCTATCAGCTCTCGAGCTCTGGAGAGGATTGGTGGCGTGAGTTCTCCAGCTACTTCCGTGAACGTCGTCCGAGGGACATCGTTCGAGAGTACGCCCGGTTCCTTCCCCGCTCTAGGGGCAATCGGAGGCTCATCCGTCAGAAGCTCCGCCGCCTCCATCGTGCTAAGGCCTTTCTAGAGGAGTTATCCTGGCAGGACGCGAAATCGTACTACCGTGACATGAACCGGTTACGCCTTGACCTTGCTCGGGTCCTCAACGCCGATCCCGAGTCTAAGACGATCGTGTTCACGGTCAAGATGTTCGGGTACGCACTAAGGGCGATAACGGGTAGGTTTCGTCCTTATCCGTTCGAGATTCCGATTCCTGTGGACGCGAGGATCGAACGAATCACCCGAAGGATCACGAACGATGATCCACAACTGTACTGGGACTCGATCGCACGGCGGACAGGCATCCCACCACTACACCTTGACTCGATCCTATGGGTCGGGACGAGTCGGGATCCAGAGGTAAAGAGACTGCTGGCAAAAGTCTTACCGAAGCTTATAGGGGAACTGGAGATGTTGGGCAATTGA
- a CDS encoding threonine--tRNA ligase, whose amino-acid sequence MRLLFIHADEMSFEARQKTKIAEEEPPIKEAEVEDCLVVFAAVQEADEENPKAIAEAAVEEIEDVAGELKADRIVLYPYAHLADDLASPDVAVEVLKRMEGLLKERGYEVVRAPFGWYKAFRLACKGHPLSELSRTVTPEAAEEAEEEKIESEFLVYMDGELIPVEEVDLSELPEDFRHLVMHELGEERETGDEEPAHVKLMREKEICDHEPAADVGHVRWYPKGHVVRRCLAEYVENLMADLGAAVVETPVMYDLSEDAIREHADKFGERQYRIRAGNRALMLRYAACFGAFRLLADTTLSRRHLPLKIYELSQSFRLEQSGEVVGLKRLRAFTMPDLHTVCADMDEAVEEFLEQAKLCLEVGLDLGLEYEVVFRTTEKFLKERKEVLEELAEAMEKAYGDAKPVLVEVLPERKHYWECKVDFAFIDSLGRPIENPTVQIDVESGRRFGITYADESGDERHPVILHCSPTGSLERVICAILEGQYKRFEQEGKLPTLPTWLSPVQARVIPVSEKVLEEAEKVFEELKSEGFRVDLDDRDEPVGRKIRDAGEEWVPYVIVIGEEEVKKGTLSVTIREESTLKEQRREEMTLEELVERLERETEGKPRVPLTIPDRLSRRPRFGR is encoded by the coding sequence GTGAGGTTACTGTTCATTCACGCGGACGAGATGTCGTTCGAGGCGAGGCAGAAGACCAAGATCGCCGAGGAAGAGCCGCCTATTAAGGAAGCGGAAGTTGAGGACTGTCTGGTAGTCTTCGCGGCGGTCCAAGAAGCTGATGAAGAGAATCCAAAGGCCATCGCCGAGGCGGCCGTAGAGGAGATCGAAGACGTTGCGGGTGAATTGAAGGCCGACAGGATAGTCTTGTACCCGTACGCTCATCTAGCCGACGATCTCGCTTCCCCGGACGTGGCCGTCGAGGTTCTGAAGAGAATGGAAGGGCTCCTGAAGGAGCGCGGGTACGAGGTCGTGAGAGCCCCCTTCGGGTGGTACAAGGCATTCCGATTGGCGTGCAAGGGGCATCCACTCTCGGAGCTCTCCAGGACGGTAACCCCCGAGGCCGCCGAGGAAGCTGAGGAGGAGAAGATCGAGTCCGAGTTCTTGGTGTACATGGACGGGGAATTGATACCGGTAGAAGAAGTGGATCTCTCGGAACTTCCCGAGGACTTCAGGCACCTAGTGATGCACGAGTTGGGTGAAGAGCGTGAAACGGGCGACGAAGAGCCCGCACACGTGAAGCTGATGCGGGAGAAGGAAATCTGCGACCACGAGCCGGCAGCGGACGTTGGACACGTACGGTGGTACCCGAAGGGTCACGTGGTCAGGAGATGCCTGGCGGAGTACGTGGAGAACCTCATGGCCGATCTAGGAGCGGCGGTCGTCGAGACACCCGTGATGTACGATCTGAGTGAGGACGCTATCCGGGAGCACGCCGACAAGTTCGGGGAGCGACAGTATCGGATAAGGGCTGGAAACCGGGCACTGATGCTGAGGTACGCGGCCTGCTTCGGAGCCTTCAGGCTACTAGCGGACACCACGCTCAGCCGGCGTCACCTACCCTTGAAGATCTACGAACTATCACAAAGCTTCAGGTTAGAGCAGAGTGGTGAGGTGGTCGGACTGAAGCGGTTACGGGCGTTCACTATGCCCGATCTCCACACCGTTTGCGCCGACATGGACGAGGCCGTGGAAGAGTTCCTCGAGCAAGCGAAACTATGCTTGGAGGTAGGGCTGGACCTCGGGTTGGAATATGAGGTAGTGTTCAGGACCACGGAGAAGTTCCTGAAGGAGAGGAAAGAAGTCCTAGAGGAACTGGCCGAGGCCATGGAAAAAGCGTACGGTGACGCGAAGCCCGTACTGGTGGAGGTACTGCCGGAACGTAAACACTACTGGGAATGTAAGGTGGACTTCGCGTTCATTGATAGCCTCGGAAGACCCATCGAGAACCCGACGGTACAGATCGACGTCGAGAGTGGGAGGCGCTTCGGAATCACGTACGCGGACGAGTCGGGCGATGAACGTCATCCAGTGATATTACACTGCTCACCGACAGGGAGCCTTGAACGTGTAATATGCGCGATCCTCGAGGGCCAGTACAAGCGGTTCGAGCAGGAGGGTAAGCTGCCAACTCTACCGACGTGGCTGTCGCCGGTACAGGCGCGTGTGATTCCGGTTTCAGAGAAAGTGCTGGAAGAAGCTGAGAAAGTCTTCGAAGAGCTGAAAAGTGAGGGGTTCCGAGTCGACCTGGACGACCGCGATGAGCCGGTGGGACGTAAGATCCGAGATGCGGGTGAGGAGTGGGTACCGTACGTCATCGTGATTGGTGAGGAGGAAGTGAAGAAAGGCACGCTCTCGGTAACGATACGGGAGGAATCCACGTTGAAAGAACAGCGGCGTGAAGAGATGACGTTAGAGGAGCTCGTAGAGCGGTTGGAGCGCGAAACGGAGGGCAAACCGAGGGTCCCACTAACGATACCGGATCGCCTCAGTCGGCGTCCGCGGTT
- a CDS encoding V4R domain-containing protein, protein MKLVIDVPKEIAKALDSKTRREILKLLEERGSMTISDIARELNLSKSTVHHHLQELRKAGLVDVIKEDRETPLPKRYYGLVRRLVRVSKPKLEDASEYVIKALERGEDLRTSMFLAIAAAYRAVLESLGIDASEVLYELGKEIGKRLAELGSEETVLRKGLEIIAESVEFRQENDRVVVEIEGCHECSDLPYGPACHLEAGIIAGVLSNLRERPYEVREVECCGEGADRCVFVAEPATDEERPKS, encoded by the coding sequence ATGAAACTGGTGATCGACGTACCGAAGGAGATCGCTAAGGCCTTGGACAGCAAAACACGACGTGAAATCCTGAAACTGCTGGAAGAACGCGGCTCGATGACGATATCGGACATCGCCAGGGAGCTGAACCTGTCCAAATCAACTGTCCATCACCATTTACAGGAACTCCGAAAGGCCGGTCTCGTGGACGTCATCAAAGAGGATCGCGAAACTCCCCTCCCGAAGCGCTACTACGGGCTCGTGAGAAGACTCGTCCGAGTATCGAAGCCGAAGCTTGAAGATGCCTCCGAGTATGTCATAAAAGCCCTAGAACGTGGGGAGGACCTGAGAACATCGATGTTCCTAGCGATCGCGGCAGCGTATCGCGCGGTGTTGGAGTCCCTGGGTATCGACGCCTCGGAGGTCCTGTACGAGCTCGGAAAGGAGATCGGTAAGCGACTCGCGGAACTAGGATCCGAAGAGACCGTGCTGCGGAAGGGCTTGGAGATCATAGCCGAGTCAGTAGAATTCCGTCAGGAGAACGACCGTGTGGTGGTCGAGATTGAAGGATGCCACGAGTGTTCCGACCTACCCTACGGTCCCGCATGTCATTTGGAGGCGGGAATCATAGCCGGTGTTCTGTCGAACCTGAGGGAACGACCTTACGAAGTCCGGGAGGTGGAGTGCTGCGGGGAAGGCGCTGATAGATGCGTGTTCGTGGCGGAACCAGCTACTGACGAAGAACGCCCCAAGTCCTAG
- a CDS encoding carboxymuconolactone decarboxylase family protein, with translation MSRKPGEPAKEEDEKGLIAVKYAEEMLGDEYAEVVEELHRIIWKESPLDDKTKHLIALALAAAAGDERRVGLIAETAKNVAEVTDEEIAATLALVAWVEGVSKVTRTWGVLRQ, from the coding sequence TTGTCCCGGAAGCCCGGTGAACCGGCCAAGGAGGAGGACGAAAAAGGTCTGATAGCTGTGAAGTATGCCGAAGAGATGTTGGGAGATGAGTACGCGGAGGTCGTTGAGGAGCTGCATAGAATAATATGGAAGGAGTCTCCGTTGGACGACAAGACGAAGCATCTCATCGCCCTCGCTTTGGCGGCGGCTGCCGGAGACGAGCGTAGAGTAGGCCTCATAGCCGAGACGGCGAAGAACGTCGCCGAAGTGACCGACGAAGAGATAGCCGCCACGTTAGCCTTGGTCGCCTGGGTAGAAGGAGTGTCTAAAGTCACTAGGACTTGGGGCGTTCTTCGTCAGTAG